The window CGAGGGCGCAGGGGTTGATACGGGCGGTGCGGGCGGCGCTCGGGTAGCGGTCGGTTCAGGCGTGGATGGGGTGCGACGTGCGCCCCGACGCCTGGTCGATCTCCCCGTGCGCCTTGGTGAGCATCTGCATCGCCAGCTCGTTCAGCGCGCGGGCACCGGCGATCTCCTCACCGACGCGTGGCTGATTCGCGTCCGTGTGGTGCCGTGAGGCGTGCCCGTGGGCCCGTACCTCGGTGCCGTCGGGGAGCCGCACCATCGCGACTGCCCTGGTGTGCGTGTCGTCCTCCTGGAACTCCAGCTCGACATGCCATCCCACTGCGGTGTGCATCATGACGATCACCTCCGGAAGTTCTGCTTCCAGGGTGCGCCTCGGAAGGGCCCGCCGACTAGTCGGGCTCGGTGCCCAGTCGGGCTCGGCCCCTAGTCGGGCTCGGCGAGCTCCTCGGGCCGCGGGGCCGGGGTCGGGCGCCTGGTGCGGGCGGGGGCGCTGAGGGCGGTCACCCGGTCGGCGAGCAGGGCGATCCGCTCGGCGGCCTCGGTCGCCAGGTCGGTGCGCAGCCGGCGCTGGTGGCGCAGCGCGAGTTCCATGGTGGACAGGGCCAGAGCCGCGCCGACCAGGACCACGACCGCCAGCGTGACGTGGACACGCGGCCTGCCCTCCCCCGCCGCGTCGAAGGCGAGCCCGGACGCCACGGCCAGGGCCGTGACCAGGGCCAGCCCCACGCAGTAGCCGCCGAGGATCCAGGGGTGGTCCTGGCACAGCCACCGCACGCGGGAGCGCCGCGCCTCGTCCGCCAGCCGCCCGAGCGCCCTGCGCATGTCCGTCAGCTCCCAGTCGGCCTTCTCGCGCTGCTCGCGGGAGAGCGGCGGCCGCGACTCGGCCAGGCGGAGCTCCAGCCGCGCGATCGCCCGGCGCAGCACGGGCCGGGTCACCCGGTCCGGCAGGCCCTGCGGCCAGCGGGCCCACAGGTCGGCGTCGCGCCGCTTGAGGCGGATGTGGGTGGCGGCCGTGTGCGCGACGGCGAGGCCCATGACCAGCAGCAGGGCCAAAGACCCCCACATGCCCTTGTCGCCCCACATCTGAAGCGCCGGGAACAGCCCGATCAGCACGAGCCCCGCGCCCATCGGCCAGGTCTGCCGGACGTACGTCTGATGCTTGACGGCGTGCAGGTCGCGTTCCCAGCTGTCGATGGGGCGGCGGAGCAGGAAGCGGCCGACGGCGACCGCGACGAGCGGCGCGCACAGCAGCAGGCAGCCTCCCAGGGTGGCGTACAGGGTCCACGGAAGGCCGTCCCCGCGCGCCCAGCCGTCGTCCTGGGGCAGTGCGGGGACCCCGAGCAGCGCCGCGCCGGCCAGCAGCGCGGTGAGGACGCCGAGCCACCGTCCCGGCCGGTGTCCCGGCGGTGGCGGCGGGACGGGCCGCCAGGTCCGGGAGACGTCGGTCTCCAGTACGGCGATCAGTTCCGCGAGGTCGTCCTCGAAGCGGGCCGCGCGCAGCGACTGGGCGTTGCGGTGGGCCAGTTCCCGGACGGGCCACGGCAGTTGGTCCGGCCTCGGCGGGGCGGCGCCGTCCAGCAGCAGGGGGACGACGGTCTTGCCGGTGTGCAGGGCCTGGTCGATCTCCCGGCGGACCCAGTCCGCCTCGTCGTCCAGCCGCAGCCCGCCGGACGGGCCCCGCGCCTGCAGCCAGCCCCGGTGCACGACCACGAGCAGCACCTCGCAGTCCGCCACCCGCTCCCGCAGCGTGTCCGGGTACCGCTGCCCCGGCACGATGGACGCGACGTCGCGGAAGACCTGGTCCTCGCCGAAGTGCTGTTCGAGCCGGTCGTACAGTTCCCGCACGACGTCTTCGTGATCGCCTCTGCGGTAGTTGATGAAGATGCCGCCCACGCCGCACACCCTAGAGCGACAGGAACGGTCCATGGACGCCCGTGAACAGGCTTGCGCCTTCTGCGAGATCGTCGCCGGCACCGGCAGGGCACGGGTGGTGTACGAGGACGCGCACACCCTCGCCTTCTTCCCGCTGGCGCCCGCGACGCGCGGGCACACGCTGGTCGTGCCCAGGGCGCATTCGGCGGACCTGTGGGCGATGGACGAGGCGGACGCCCAACGCCTGTTCCACGCCGTGACGGTGGTGGGCAGGGCGCTGCGCGCGGTCCTCGAACCCGACGGCATGAACGTCATCAACTCCGCGGGCGCGGTGGCCTCGCAGTCCGTGTTCCACACCCATGTGCACCTCGTGCCGCGCCGGCCGGGGGACGCGATGGGGCCCATCTGGCCGCCGAAGGGGGCGGGGTTCCGGGACGAGGACGCCGACGGGGCCGAGGCAGTCGCGGACGCGCTCGCCGCCCGCATCTGCGAGGCGATCGCGGGTCCGGCGCGCTGAGTTCACAGGGCGATGACGACGAGCGCGAGGTCGGCGAGCAGCAAGGGCGAGTAGAACAGCAGTAACGTCGGCGTGAGCCAGACCTCCGGCCAGGGCATCCGCGACAGATACGGCGCCACGTTCATGGACAGCACCTCGACCGTGCTGTCGGGGACCCGGGCGGCGTCGTAGAGGCGGCGAAAGGCCCTCTCCTGGCGCAGGAAGAAGCAGTCCAGGTACCAGAAGCAGAGCAGCGGCACCACGCCGACGGCCGCGAGCTGCCAGCTGAGGCGGCTGGCGGAGAGCGCCAGCAGACCCGCGGCCAGGGTCAGCGCCCAGCCCTTGACGAGAAACGAGTTGGTGCCCAAGCGGGTGATCGTCGCCTGGATGAACTCAAGATGCTTGATCCGGTCGGCGTCCAGCGGCGCCCTGCCGTCGACGCCCGCGCCCGACCCCTCACTCAGCGCAGTCACAGCCCCGCCCCCCTAGGTGAAGTTTTCGCACGCCCGATCGTAGTGGCGGAGCAAAGACCGCAACTCGGGATCAGTGAGACTCGGCACACTCTCTTCGGTGACCGGCTCCGCCCTGCTTCCATGGAGATGTCCCGTTCCACGGAGATGTCGCGCGCCGGACCTGGCCCCGCCGCCAACGCCACCTCCCCCGTTCACCGCTCCGGGCCACATCGAGGACATGCGCTGCTGCTTCTCCGCCCACCTCCCCGCTCTCGCAGCACTGTCGGCCTTCCCCGGCCCCTGCGAGGTGCTGCGCTCCGGCGCGCGCCTCGCCCCTGCCCTCCTGCGCACGGCCTCGACCGCCATGCAGCGGGCGCGCTCCCACCACCCCGACGACCTGACCGCCGTCAATCTGGAACTGGTCACCCTCACCGAGGACACCGCCGTCATCACCTGGTACACCGGCATCCCCGGCACCGACGACGGCCTGGGGCACCCCCTGCCCGCGATCACCGAGGGTGAGGTCGCCTACGGCACCCATCCCTCCCGGCTCAACCGCACCGCGTCCGAGGGCCGGCCGACCGCCCACCACCAGGTCGAGCTGACCGGCCTGGAGCCGGGGCAGACGTACTACTACCAGGCCCGCTCACGAGGCGTGGCCGCCACACCCACCCCGCTGCACCTGGTGCGCGGCAACGCGGTGGGCACCTCGACGTTCGGGTTCGGTTCGGGCGGCGGGCCGTACTCCTTCACCACCCCGCAGCCCCCGCCCGGCCGGCTCCTGCTGTCGGTCGCTCTCTGCAACGACCTGCACCTCGGCGAGACCACCGCGGGCCTGGTCGGCGGCCTGCCCCTGCCGCGCGGGGTGTCGCAGCAGCCGGGGCGTGCGCCGTATCCGGAGCTCATGAGCCGGGCCCTGGTCGAGGAGGCCCGCCGGCGCGGGGCCGACCTGCTGCTGGCCGGGGGCGACATCTCGGCCGGCGGAGCCGCTCACGACCTGCGCGAGGCCCGGCGGATCCTGGACGGCTTCGGCACGCACGGGCGAGACTACTTCGTCGTACGCGGCAATCACGACCGTTCCCAGGACACCAGCACCTTCCGTACCGCGTTCGCGGGTGGCGTCGGTCGCGACGACGGGCTGGAGTACTTCGCCCGTGACCTCGGCGGACTGCGGATCATCGGCCTCGACACGTACGTCAAGACCGGCAACGGCGCCGACGCGGGCGGGCTCGGGGCCGAGCAACTGGCTTGGTTCCGGGCGAGGTTGAGGGAAGCGCCGGACCAGCCGACGCTGGTGTTCGGCCACCATCCGCTGACCGTGCGGGACTCGGTCTTCCCGGTGACCCGCGGCCATTGCCTGGACCGCCGCCAGGCCCGTGCCGTCGTGGACGCCTACGCGTCCGCACCCGGCGTCTTCCTCCACCACGCGGGCCACACGCACCGCAACAAGCGCACCGTGCTGACGCGGGCCCCGCACGTCACCCAGCAGGAGGTCGCCGCCGCCAAGGAGTACCCCGGCGGCTTCACCCTCCTGCGCATCCACTCCGGCGGCTACGCCCTCAACCACTACAAGTCCGGCGACCTGGCGGCCCGGCAGTGGAGCGAGCGCAGCCGCCGGGTGGCCGCGGGTCTTTGGCCCCACCATGCCCTGGGCCGGTCGGTCACCGACCGCAACAGCGTGACCTCGCACGACCTGTCGGGGGTCACGGTTTCACGGGGCGTGAATCGCATGTAACAGCGAGTGTCCGTAGCATCGAAGCATGGCGACCCTCTGGGACCTCATGCGGGACTGCATCCCCGACGACCACGCCCGCCAGGTCACCTCGCGCTACTACGTCGACGAGGTGATGGGCGCCCCCGGCGCACCCGGGCTGGTCGTCGATCTGGGGTGCGGCCGCGGCACGTCGGCCGCGCTCTTCCGCAAGCACGCCCCGCGGGTGCGGTGGGTCGGGGTCGACATCCGGGACTCGCCGGAGGCCGGCCAGCGCACCCCCGGCGGTGACCCGGTGGTGCACTACGACGGCGTCCACCTCCCCCTCGGCTCGGATTCTCTCCCGCTGATCTACTCGCACCAGGTCTTCGAACACGTCGCCCGCCCGCGCGAACTGCTGGCGGAGATCGCCCGAGTGCTGGAGCCCGGCGGGCTTTTCATCGGATCAACATCCCAATTCGAGCCGTACCACTCCTTCAGCCTGTGGAACTACACCCCGTACGGCTTCCGGGTCCTGGTCGAGGAGGCGGGGCTCGCGCTGCAGGAGATCCGGCCCTCGCTCGACGGAGTGGCGCTGATCATGCGCAGCTACCTCGGCCGGCCACCGCAGTACAGCCGTTACTGGAACGAGCAGTCCCCGCTCAACACCGAGATCGACCAGTGGGCGGAGCACGGCCGGCGCAGGACGGCGCTGGTGAACCTGCGCAAGCTGACGTACTGCGGCCAGTTCGCGTTCCGGGTGGGCAAGCCGGCACTCGTCTAGACCCGGTCGCACGGCACTTCTAGTGCAAGATCGTGAAACTCGGCGTGCCTCAGGATGATTTGGGGTCTTTCCTACTTAATCTCCCTTAATCGTAAGGAGTCGCTCCTTTTTTCCGTAAGGAGTCGATCCTTCACGCAGCGCACCCCACCCCACTCCACCGGAGATGACATGCACAAGCTTCGCAAGGCCGCCGTCCTGGTCGCCGCCCTCAGCACCGTCGGCCTCGCGGCCGCCGGAACCGCCCACGCCGACGGCCGGGGCCAAAAGGGCAACGAGTACAAAGTCCAGCAGAGCACCCAGTGCAAGTCCCACGACCTGAACATCGACATTCTCGGTGTGGTCGGGGTGCTCAACGGCGCACTGGGCGGCGCGCTCAACGGCGAGGGCAACGAGGGCAGCCAGGCCACCCGCCTCGGCTCGACGATGGGCTGCAGCAACAGCGCGTTCTAGCCCAGCCCTTCTGGCGGTACCAGAGATCACAGGCGGTCAGCGAACAGCTGACCGCCTGGCCTAACTGGCGTGCAGCATCATCCCGATGCCCACCACCAGCAGAGCCGCCGCCGCGATCCGCGGAGCTCCGAACCGCTCCTTGAAGAAGACGGCCCCGATGGCCGCCCCCACGATGATCGAGGACTCCCGCAGGGCCGCGATCGGCGCCAGCTCCGCCTTCGTCTGCGCCCACAGGACCAGCCCGTACGCGGCGACGGACAGCGCGGCACCGAGCAGCCCCAGCCCGGCGAACGGCCGCAGCACGGCGACCGTCTCCCCGCGCCAGCGCCAGACGGCGTACGCCGGGACGGCGAGGCCCTCGACCGCCATCAACCAGGCGACATAGCCGAGGGACGAGCCGGAGGCCCGCACACCCAGCCCGTCGAGGACGGTGTACGCCGCGATGCTCAGCCCGGTCGCCAACGCCGCGCCGATCGCCGCCCAGTCGGGCCGGCGCCCGCGCAGCCCCCACAGGGCGACCCCGGTAAGTCCCGCGCAGGAGCAGGCGATCCCGGCCGCCGCCCACCCGTCCGGCACCTCGTGCGCGACGAGGGCGGCGAGCACGGCGACGACGAGCGGTGCGGTGCCGCGCGCGATGGGGTAGGCCTGCCCGAAGTCGCCGAGCCGGAAGGACGTCATGAGCAGCGCGAAGTAGACGACGTGGACGAGGACGGACGCGATGAGATACGGCCACGCCCCCGCCGCCGGGAACGCCCCGAAGGGCATGAGCACCAGCCCGATCAGCACCCCGCCGCCCGTTATGAGCGTGAACGCGACCAGCTTGTCAGTGACTTTGTGGGCGATGGCGTTCCAACTGGCGTGCGTGACGGCCGCCAACAGGACGGCGGCGGTGACCAGTGGCGTCACGAAGTCTGCGTCTGCTCGCGCACGTCCACCAGGGTGGCGCCGGCGTGGGTGACAAGGTCCTTGGGCGCCATGGGGAAGACGGCATGCGGGTTCCCGGCGGCGGCCCACACGACGTCGTGGTCGAGCAGCGACCGATCGGCGAGCACCCGCGTCTTCGTACGGTGCCCGAAGGGCGGTACGCCCCCGATGGCGTACCCGGTGGTCTCCCGTACGACATCGGCCTTGGCCCGCGTGACCCGCTCGACGCCGAGTTCCTTCCGGACCAGCTCCACATCCACCCGGGACGCCCCGTCCATGAGCACCAGCACGGGCACCCCGTCGGCCGCGAAGATCAGCGACTTGCAGATCTGACTGAGCTCACACCCGATGGCCGCGGCGGCCTCGGCGGCGGTACGGGTCGCGTCCGGGAAGCGGCGGATCTGCTCGTGCACCTCACCGAGCCCCAGCTCTTCGAGGGCGGCGGTGAAACGGGGGTGGGCGGCTGTCGTCATGAAGGGCACGGTAGCGGTGCGTGTACGGCCCATGCGACCGAGTTAGTCACGTGCGGTGCACGCGCGGCGTGTCCTCCGGCTCTCCCCGTTCATCCGCCCCAGCACTCCCCGAAGATGGCGATATGTCCCGATACCTCTTCGACAATACGGACGCCCGCACACCAGACCGGTTCTCCGTCCTGGAGTCCTGCTACGACCACGTCTCCCGCCGCCAGCTCGAACTGACCGGCCTCTCGCCCGGCTGGTGCTGTCTCGAAATCGGCGGTGGAGGCGGCTCGTTGGGCGACTGGATGGCCGAGAGAACCGGCCCCGACGGCGAGGTCACCGTCACCGACATCGACCCGCGCTGGGCCGAGTCCCGCCCACACCCGCCCCAACTCCGCCTCCTCCAGCACGACATCGTCAACGACCCGCTCCCAGGCGACGGCTACGACCTCATCCACGCCCGGCTGGTCCTCATCCACCTGCCGGAACGGATCCAGGTCCTCAACCGGCTGGTCACGGCCCTGCGCCCGGGGGGCGTCCTGGTCCTGGAGGAGTTCGACTGCCACTGGACTCCGGTGCTCGCGGCCCCGGACGAGTCGTCCACAGCCCTCTGGGACCACGTCCAGGCGGCCCTGCTCACGCAACTGGAGAAGGCGGGCGCGGACACCCTCTGGGGCCGGCGCGTGCTGGGCGCCATGCGGCGGGCGGACCTGGAGGACGTCACGGCGACGACGTACGCCGAGTCCTGGCAGGGCGGCAGCCCGGGCATCGCCCTGCACCGCGTGAACATGCAGCAGGCGGAGGCGGGGCTACGGGCGGACGGCGTGACGGCGGCCGAGCTGCGG of the Streptomyces sp. T12 genome contains:
- a CDS encoding DUF1876 domain-containing protein — protein: MMHTAVGWHVELEFQEDDTHTRAVAMVRLPDGTEVRAHGHASRHHTDANQPRVGEEIAGARALNELAMQMLTKAHGEIDQASGRTSHPIHA
- a CDS encoding toll/interleukin-1 receptor domain-containing protein, whose product is MGGIFINYRRGDHEDVVRELYDRLEQHFGEDQVFRDVASIVPGQRYPDTLRERVADCEVLLVVVHRGWLQARGPSGGLRLDDEADWVRREIDQALHTGKTVVPLLLDGAAPPRPDQLPWPVRELAHRNAQSLRAARFEDDLAELIAVLETDVSRTWRPVPPPPPGHRPGRWLGVLTALLAGAALLGVPALPQDDGWARGDGLPWTLYATLGGCLLLCAPLVAVAVGRFLLRRPIDSWERDLHAVKHQTYVRQTWPMGAGLVLIGLFPALQMWGDKGMWGSLALLLVMGLAVAHTAATHIRLKRRDADLWARWPQGLPDRVTRPVLRRAIARLELRLAESRPPLSREQREKADWELTDMRRALGRLADEARRSRVRWLCQDHPWILGGYCVGLALVTALAVASGLAFDAAGEGRPRVHVTLAVVVLVGAALALSTMELALRHQRRLRTDLATEAAERIALLADRVTALSAPARTRRPTPAPRPEELAEPD
- a CDS encoding HIT family protein is translated as MDAREQACAFCEIVAGTGRARVVYEDAHTLAFFPLAPATRGHTLVVPRAHSADLWAMDEADAQRLFHAVTVVGRALRAVLEPDGMNVINSAGAVASQSVFHTHVHLVPRRPGDAMGPIWPPKGAGFRDEDADGAEAVADALAARICEAIAGPAR
- a CDS encoding metallophosphoesterase family protein → MRCCFSAHLPALAALSAFPGPCEVLRSGARLAPALLRTASTAMQRARSHHPDDLTAVNLELVTLTEDTAVITWYTGIPGTDDGLGHPLPAITEGEVAYGTHPSRLNRTASEGRPTAHHQVELTGLEPGQTYYYQARSRGVAATPTPLHLVRGNAVGTSTFGFGSGGGPYSFTTPQPPPGRLLLSVALCNDLHLGETTAGLVGGLPLPRGVSQQPGRAPYPELMSRALVEEARRRGADLLLAGGDISAGGAAHDLREARRILDGFGTHGRDYFVVRGNHDRSQDTSTFRTAFAGGVGRDDGLEYFARDLGGLRIIGLDTYVKTGNGADAGGLGAEQLAWFRARLREAPDQPTLVFGHHPLTVRDSVFPVTRGHCLDRRQARAVVDAYASAPGVFLHHAGHTHRNKRTVLTRAPHVTQQEVAAAKEYPGGFTLLRIHSGGYALNHYKSGDLAARQWSERSRRVAAGLWPHHALGRSVTDRNSVTSHDLSGVTVSRGVNRM
- a CDS encoding class I SAM-dependent methyltransferase, which encodes MATLWDLMRDCIPDDHARQVTSRYYVDEVMGAPGAPGLVVDLGCGRGTSAALFRKHAPRVRWVGVDIRDSPEAGQRTPGGDPVVHYDGVHLPLGSDSLPLIYSHQVFEHVARPRELLAEIARVLEPGGLFIGSTSQFEPYHSFSLWNYTPYGFRVLVEEAGLALQEIRPSLDGVALIMRSYLGRPPQYSRYWNEQSPLNTEIDQWAEHGRRRTALVNLRKLTYCGQFAFRVGKPALV
- a CDS encoding DMT family transporter, yielding MTPLVTAAVLLAAVTHASWNAIAHKVTDKLVAFTLITGGGVLIGLVLMPFGAFPAAGAWPYLIASVLVHVVYFALLMTSFRLGDFGQAYPIARGTAPLVVAVLAALVAHEVPDGWAAAGIACSCAGLTGVALWGLRGRRPDWAAIGAALATGLSIAAYTVLDGLGVRASGSSLGYVAWLMAVEGLAVPAYAVWRWRGETVAVLRPFAGLGLLGAALSVAAYGLVLWAQTKAELAPIAALRESSIIVGAAIGAVFFKERFGAPRIAAAALLVVGIGMMLHAS
- a CDS encoding YbaK/EbsC family protein, whose translation is MTTAAHPRFTAALEELGLGEVHEQIRRFPDATRTAAEAAAAIGCELSQICKSLIFAADGVPVLVLMDGASRVDVELVRKELGVERVTRAKADVVRETTGYAIGGVPPFGHRTKTRVLADRSLLDHDVVWAAAGNPHAVFPMAPKDLVTHAGATLVDVREQTQTS
- a CDS encoding class I SAM-dependent methyltransferase, coding for MSRYLFDNTDARTPDRFSVLESCYDHVSRRQLELTGLSPGWCCLEIGGGGGSLGDWMAERTGPDGEVTVTDIDPRWAESRPHPPQLRLLQHDIVNDPLPGDGYDLIHARLVLIHLPERIQVLNRLVTALRPGGVLVLEEFDCHWTPVLAAPDESSTALWDHVQAALLTQLEKAGADTLWGRRVLGAMRRADLEDVTATTYAESWQGGSPGIALHRVNMQQAEAGLRADGVTAAELRRFYALLKDPAFVVNSPPLISARGRRRRSG